In Bactrocera oleae isolate idBacOlea1 chromosome 3, idBacOlea1, whole genome shotgun sequence, a genomic segment contains:
- the LOC138855989 gene encoding uncharacterized protein: protein MQSATVPHSQSSAAAVRDANEEQFDEHLPPRCSLCHRPHVLKRCTIFKSMKPAQRQQIARAHGHCMTCLADSHSTFECITDGSCQYCQRPHHTLFHRFPRRATPSTTQTSHRHRQQGNPVQRQRIHRPKPSRGARSRPPPPPYGHRNQRQRATGLNAVVSTLQQLQRLLGN from the coding sequence ATGCAAAGCGCCACGGTACCACacagccaatcatctgcagcagcAGTCAGGGATGCAAACGAGGAGCAGTTTGATGAGCATCTGCCTCCACGATGCAGTCTATGCCATCGACCTCACGTCCTGAAGAGGTGCACCATCTTCAAAAGCATGAAGCCCGCTCAACGCCAACAGATCGCCAGAGCCCACGGACACTGTATGACTTGCTTGGCAGATAGTCACTCCACCTTTGAGTGTATAACCGACGGATCGTGCCAATATTGCCAACGACCGCATCATACTCTGTTCCATCGATTCCCTCGACGAGCAACTCCGTCCACCACGCAGACCAGTCACCGGCACAGACAACAAGGGAATCCCGTCCAGCGCCAAAGAATACATCGCCCGAAGCCATCCAGAGGGGCACGCTCGCGGCCACCTCCACCACCCTATGGTCATCGCAACCAGCGGCAAAGGGCAACCGGATTGAACGCCGTAGTGAGCACTCTGCAACAGTTGCAGAGACTTCTAGGCaattaa
- the Nubp1 gene encoding cytosolic Fe-S cluster assembly factor Nubp1 homolog encodes MEAEPDNCPGVGTKNAGKSNACAGCPNQALCSNPNIKLEDPRKALVAEAMCEVKQKLLVLSGKGGVGKSTVTTLLSRYLSRRYPEHNFGVLDVDICGPSQPRLLGVEGENVHQSGSGWSPVGVDDNLCLMSIGFLLGSHDDAIIWRGPKKNGMIKQFLSEVDWGKLNLLLLDTPPGTSDEHLSIVSYLRNNEAPDALQALIVTTPQEASLLDVRKEINFCKKQNLPILGVVENMSAFRCRSCGETSEIFPAKTGGAAAMCSEMNVPYLGALPLDPEVTKACDLGEDITNINNSTTEALDTICQKLVESLKI; translated from the coding sequence ATGGAAGCTGAACCGGATAACTGTCCGGGTGTGGGTACAAAAAATGCAGGAAAGTCTAACGCTTGTGCAGGTTGCCCCAATCAAGCATTATGTAGTAACCCAAATATCAAATTGGAAGATCCTAGAAAAGCTCTAGTAGCTGAGGCAATGTGTGAAGTCAAACAAAAACTGCTCGTCCTTTCCGGCAAAGGTGGCGTTGGTAAAAGTACTGTCACCACTTTATTATCACGTTATCTATCCCGCAGATACCCCGAACATAATTTTGGAGTGTTGGACGTTGATATCTGTGGACCATCGCAGCCACGTTTGCTTGGTGTTGAGGGAGAAAATGTACACCAGTCGGGCTCTGGATGGTCACCAGTTGGTGTGGATGACAATTTATGCCTTATGTCAATTGGCTTTCTGCTCGGTTCACATGATGATGCCATAATTTGGCGCGGTCCTAAAAAGAATGGCATGATCAAACAATTTTTGAGTGAAGTAGATTggggaaaattaaatttgctactATTGGATACACCACCTGGAACTTCAGATGAACATTTAAGTATAGTGTCATATTTGCGAAACAATGAGGCTCCCGATGCCTTACAAGCTTTAATAGTAACAACACCACAAGAAGCTTCTTTATTGGATGTgcgaaaagaaataaatttttgcaagAAACAGAATTTGCCTATATTGGGTGTGGTGGAGAATATGTCTGCATTCCGTTGTAGAAGTTGTGGAGAAACGTCTGAAATATTTCCAGCAAAAACAGGTGGCGCAGCAGCGATGTGTTCGGAAATGAATGTACCTTATTTAGGTGCACTGCCATTAGATCCTGAAGTGACTAAGGCTTGTGATTTGGGTGAAGATATAACTAACATAAATAATTCAACTACAGAAGCTTTAGATACTATCTGTCAAAAGCTTGTTgagagtttaaaaatttaa